A stretch of DNA from Equus asinus isolate D_3611 breed Donkey chromosome 20, EquAss-T2T_v2, whole genome shotgun sequence:
ACTTGTGGCCCTGCATGGGTGTGGTGTGTGGGACCTCAGCAGTGGAACAAGTGGGTCTGCCTTGGTGGCGAGTGTTTAGGGGGTGGGCCTGTGTTGGAAGAGTGTGTGGGACCACGGGCAGTGGAGtgtgtcagctgcagaagactcaCGCCACTGGCcatctcaaacagccacacaagGGATCTGCCCCATCATCCAATGTCTGAAATGATTGTGTGCTGTTGTCCCTGGGGGCAGCACACGCCATCTgtgctcctgagagagctgacgaTGGTGATGTGCTGCAAGGAGCAGCAGTGGAagcctacagaaactgtgagaccCTGAGgatagcaaccagccacactgggggcctgatTCACTTAGCATTAGTTTTAAGGTATTACACCTTGaagccagctgtgctggggcttGTCCCACTCAATAAAGTGACCATTTAAGTCACACATGGCTGAGCTTTACAACGAGCCAGCCTGGGGGTCAGCATAGACTAAccatgcacctgcagcaagagcaaaccTGTCACAACAGAAGGGaacacacagcccacacaggggacacccctGGAGAATTTGGAACAGGTGATAAGAAGGAAGGACATTTCTGGGTCCCTTAAGGCATCTCTTTCATAACGTCACATTTCAAacatcaggagatgtagctgacctacttAATacgtagatataagcacagagaagtcggcaaaatgaggagacaaaggaatatgctTCAAAtaagggaagaggagaaatcctcagaaaaataactaaatgaaacacaGATACACaacctacctgataaagagtacaaactaataggatactcattgatcttgggagaagaatacaTGTGAACAGTGAGaccttcaacaaagaattggaaaacaaagaaaagaaccaatcagaactgaagaatacaatagtggaaatgaaaaattaactagAGCAAATCAACAGCAAAGTAGATGACacaaagaacagatcagtgatctgGATGACAGAGTAcgggaaatcacccaagctgaacagaaaaaagaaaaaaaattgaaataatgagGACAGTctgagggacctctgggacaacatgaagTGTACAAACATCtttattataggtgtcccagaaagagaagagacaaataggcagaaagatatttgaggaaataatagctgaaaacttccctaaacTGAAGAAGGAAATGGGCATTCAGGTAAAGAAACCACAGACAGCAACAAATAAGATGAATCCAAAGatgcccacaccaagacataagtcaaatgtcaagaattaaagataaagagagaatcttaaaagctgcaagagaaagacaagttacatacaaaggaaaccccataaggctatcagctgacttctcagcagaaactttgcgaGACAGAAGGGAGTgatatgatatattcaaagtgctgagaggaaaagaaagaaaaaacagccaagaatactctaactggcaaggttatcattcagaatggatgttttccaaacaagcaaaaactatAGGAGTTTATCGCCACTGAGCTGACCTTACAAGAATTgttaaagggatttatttaagtgggaaaagaaaagaacacaaataggaataagaaaattatctaagaaaaaaaatcactggtaaaggcaaatatacagaaAGGCAGTGGATCGACAACCTATAAAGGTAGTATtgaagatcaaaagaaaaaatactaaaagtatctatctccatgataagaggttaagtGATATACAgacaaaaaagagatttttaaacatgatttcaaaaatataaaatgtgggggcaggggagtaAAAGGGTAACACTCTTAGTAATAGTTCAAACTTAGATAATGAACTTAATATAGATTactatttacataggttattatatatgaacctcatggtaatcacaaataaGAAACCtacaatacacacacaaaaagtgaagagaaagaaacccaaacaaaTACCAAAAACATCAAATCAGAAgcgaagagagcaagagaagaaaagaacaaagaagaaccactaaaacatccagaataaaaaggaacaaaatggcaataaatgcatacttatcaatagctactttaaatgtcaatggactaaatgttctaatcaaaaggcacagggtggctgAATGGGTAAGAAAGCAGGACCCATATATATACTGCACACAAGACACATAATTAAGACCTAACAAAACTCGCAAACtggaagtgaagggatggaaaaagatactccatgcaaatggaaatgaaaagaaagctggagcacCTTTgcttctatcagacaaaataaactttaaaattaatcTGAAACAATAGACAAAGAACGATACTACATAATGAtcaagggaacaatccaacaagaggacacaACACTTGTAacatctatgcactcaacataggagcacctaaatatataatgtaattattaacagacatgaaaggagaaaCTCACAGTGGCACAGTAATAGTAGGAAACTTTAACACTCTACTCACATCATTGGAAAGATCATCTtagcagaagatcaataaagaaacattggccttaaatgatacattagaccagatgtACTTAGTATATgaacacagaacattccatccccaaactgcagaatacacattctttttgaatgtacATGGAGTGTTCTCCaaaatagatcatatattaggccacaaagcaagtctcaacaaatttaaggaGATTAATATAATACAAACCATCTCTTCTGAGCACATAGgtataaattagaaatcaactacaagaagaaaactggaaaagtcagaaatttgcagagattaaacaaaatgctaccaaACAACTACtgagtcaaggaagaaataagaaaatctgtacataaaagaaaatgaaaatgtgacatgCCAAATTTTATAGGATACAGTAAAAgcggtactaagagggaagtttatagcaatataggcttatctcaacaaataagaaaaatctcaactaaaGAAGCTAATGgtgcacctaaaagaactagaaaaagaagaacaaataaagcccaaaatcagtagaagaaaggaagtaataaaaatcagaccagaaataaatgaaagactagaaAAAAAGGGATAcatcaatgaaagtaagagctagttctatgaaagataaaaaaaaattgacaaactttagctagactcaccaagaaaaaggagagaatgctcaaataataaaatcagaaatgaaagaggagaattaataacagaaacttcagaaatagaaaaaattataagagaatactattaaaagctatacaccaacaaattggatatctagaagaaatggataagttcttagaatcatacaaacttccaaaactgaatcaagaagaaataaagaatttgaagagGCCAAGCACCAGtaaggaaatcaaaacagtaatcaagaacctcccaaaaaataaaactccaggaccctatggcttccctggtgaattccaccaaacattcaaagaaggcttaaaacctatccttctcaaggtCTTCCAaaacttgaagaggaggggaagcttcctaacccATTccacaaggccaacattacccagCTACCAAAATTAGACAAGggcaacaaggaaagaaaattccaggataacattactgatgaacatcaatgcaaaaatcctccacaaaatactagcaaatcaaatgcaaCCATACAGGAAaaatcacacaccatgatcaaatgcGATATGTTTCAGTGATGCAGCAATGGTTCAACATCTTCAGATCAATGAaggtgataaaccacattaacaaaaaaatcacacggtcatctcaatagatgcagagaaagcatttgacaagatacagcatccatttacaataaacactcaataaaatgatcatagaaggaaagcacctcaacataataaaggccatatatgacaaacccacagctaatatcatactcaacagagaaaacctgaaagctactgcttaaaaacaggaacaagacaaggatgcccactttcaccactattacttaacatagtattggaagtcctagtcagaacaatcaggcaaaaaaagaaaaaatcagatgcaaattggaaaggaagaaataaaactgtgattatttgcagatggcactattttatatatagaaaatcctaaagaatccaccaaaaaaactattagaaataataaatgagtagaataaagttgcaggatacaaaatcaacatacaaacatcagctgcatttctatacacttacaACAAAGtatcagaaggagaaattaagaatacaatcccatttacaattgcaacaaaaagaagtaaatacctaggaataaacttaaccaaagaggtgaaataattgtacaccgaaaactatgaaactttgttgaaagaaaatgaagacacaaataaatggaaagacattccatgctcatgaattggaagaattaacatagttaaaatgtctatacttcctaaagaaatctatCGATTCACTGCAATCCatgtcaaagttccaatgacatttttcattgaaatagagcaaagaatcctaaaatttatatgggacaacaaagaacccaaatagccaaagcaatcctgagaaaaaagaacaaagctggagatattatgctccctgatttcaaaatatactacaaagctatagtaatcaaaacagtatggtactggcaccaaaacagacagacagatcaatggaacacagtcaagagcccagaaataaacccacattctatggacaggtaattttcgacaagggagccaagaacatacaatggaggaaagaaagcctCTTCCATGAATTTTGCTGGGAAAattagacagccacatgcaaaagaataaaagtagaccattatcttacaccatacacaaaaaattaactcaaaatggattacagacttgaatgtaagacctgaaatcataaaactcctagaagaaaacataggcagtacactccttgacattaagtcttagcagcgtattttcaaatgccatgtctgaccagacaagggaaacaaaagaaaaaagtaaacaaatgggactacatcaaactaaaaagctcctgcgcagcaaaggaaaccattaacaagaataaaagacaacctaataattgggagaagatatttgcaaaccatatatctgataatgggttaaCATTCAAAATGTGTACAGAACTTGtgtatctcaacaacaaaaaaccaaacaattcaattaagaaatgggcaaaggatctgaatggacatctttccaaagaatatatacaggtggccaacagacaGATGAAccgatgttcaacatcactaattagggaaatgcaaatcaaaactacaatgagatatcacctcacgccaatcagaatgactataattaacaagacaaaaaataacaagcacTAGAGAGAATGTGTAGAAAACGGaactctcatatgctgctggtgggaatgtaaattggtgcagccactatggaaaatggtatggagattccacaaaaaaataagaatagggctaccatatgatccagctattccactgctgggtatttatccacagaacaTGCGAAAAACTAATGCATAAAGACATATGCACTCCTACCTTCatcacaacattattcacaataataaagacttggaaacaacctaagtgcccatcaagggatcaATCGccaaagaagttgtggtatatgtaggcaatggaatactactcagctataaaaaagatgcaATCTTgccattggtgacaacatggatggaccttaagggtattctgctaagtgaaataagtcagacagagaaagccaaataccatatgatctcactcataaatagaagataaaaacaacaacaacaaacgacatatagatacagagattgggttggtggttaccacatTGGAAAGGGGGAGAGatgagggcaaaaggggtaactGGGCACATGTGTTTGGTGATGgacggtaattagtctttggatgttGAActtgatgtagtctacacagaaatcaaaatataatgatgtacacctgaaatttatataatgttataaatcaatgttacctcaatttaaaacaatgaaaaaagcattatttattacttaatttattttctaaactatCATTTGTCTTGATTTTGTTCAGGGTGATTTTTTTTAccttgcagattttttttttcatacttaCGTGAAGTCAAttgttttaatcatttcttttctgtcatcTGAGCTTCGCATCCTACTGTGAAGGGGGCTACCTTTGATATGATGGGAGGTGAGAAGGAGCATTCTGAGTAGAGGGACTagcaggtgcaaaggtcctgaggtaagAAGGAGGCTAGGAatgtatattagtcagggttctccagagaaacagaacctatAGGACatatatgtagagagaaagagagatttattttaaggaattggctcacacaattgaGGAGCCTGACAAgcccaaaatctgcagggtggtcccacagctggagactcaggaagagTTACAGTTCGAGTCTGAAGGCAgcctgctggcagaattcctccTTCCTTGAGAGAGGTCAGTCTGTGGTCTCTTAGGGCCTTCGattgattagatgaggcccacccatgaTGTGGGGTGTTATCTGTTTTCCTCAAAGCTTACAGAGTTAAACATTAGTCTTATCTAAAAGATACCTTCACAGtaacatctagactagtgtttgacaaGCATCTGGGCGCCACGGCCCCATagttgacacacaaaatgaaTCATCACAAGTCCACCCGTTGTCACCTTGGCATACATATATGTTAAAACATACTTAATTTGCAAATAAAGGCAATAACAAGACAATATTTCCACCTAATGTGATACAGCTATCCTACATGCAACTGAGAATGCACTAACCTTTTTCCTGGAAGAGGAGATAAAGTCCTTGAGTGATGTTTACAGTTCTTCACATTTTATAAGTTAAATTCTAAGACCTATTGTCAATACCTCTTATGTAGCAAGATATGAGTATAAGACAGGGAAGAAAACTAAGATATTTGCTTActctatatacatacatgcatatatgtatgtatatgtatgtactgtgtatgcatgcacacaaaGGTATTCATAATGAAACAAGGAAGAAATACTCATGATAATCACAGTCCTCACTTCTGTAACTGGTCACGTGGTCATAGCTGGTAATTACAACTACCTTCCAAACCACACTTGGCACCAAAATCTCTCCCTGTGtgctagggctgccacaacaaaataccacagactgagtggcttaaacaactgacaagtattttcttacaattctaGAGGCTAGTTGTCCatgatcaaggtgttggcagggttggtttcttccgaggcctctcttcttggcttggaGACGGCTGtgttctcattgtgtcctcacacagtcttCCCTCTGTCTGTGTTGTCTCTGTCATAACGTGCCCCTTTTATAAGGAaatcagtcatactggattaaggcccaccctaatgacttcatcttaacttaatcacatctgtcaAGACTCGAtttccagatacagtcacattctgaggtcctgggggttaggactccaacacatgaattttggagggagcCAATGTAGCCTGTAAAACACATGTGAGGACCAGAAATGTGAGTTGTATGGCTGGGGTGAAGAGGGTGGGCAGGAAAGCCAAGGAGAAGTCTGGAGAGATTGGCAGAGGATTCAGGGCTGTGGTAAgaatttgggttttcttttacaCACAATGGAAAGCCACTAGAGTGTTCTAAACTATGTTTTGCAAAAATCCTCTGCAAGAGTCTTCTGGAGTGTAAGATGGGGTGACTGAGACACCAAGGAAGAGCTTCCACAATCTTCCAGGTGAGCAATgaaggggcctgggctggggtaGGAAGGATGGAGCGAGCTGGATGGGTTTTGGAGGCATTAGAAGGAAAGGACTTGTGGGTCATTGTGTGAAACAGATACCGGCCACTTGGAAGTCAATGGAAGAAAGGTTTCTAGAAAAGGGACTGACCAACCCACATTCTCCATCAGAGCTTTCAAGGAGGGTCTGGTAGGCAGAGACCCAATTGCTACTCACTGCGATTTCCTTAGACTTCAGCACAGTGTCAGGCACATAGTGGTTGGTCAatgaatgtttgtggaatgaatgaatgaatgacttaaaACCAGAAGTGGAAGAAATTGGGCGCGGTGGGCTTACGAGATAGTAGACTCCGGGGGTGTGTTCGGAAATGACTGGGGGTATCAGGGTCTCTGCTGCTCTCAGTGCTCCACGTCGGGGGTGGCTGGCAGAGAGTGTAGACAGAAGTTTACCTACGACTCctgggaggaggtgacatttctaATAACAGACTGGAGGTAGTGAACTCCCCACCCCTGAGAGTGTGCAAATTGGAGGGGTGCATTTTTGGAGGGTTGTAGAGGAAATTTCTGTCCCAGGGAAGGTTTGGAGATGGGGAGGTTTAGCCTGGTCTAAGGTGAAAGCCCTTTGGGTTTCCCAGCAACCCAAGATTGGTAGGGATTTCTGCATCCTCCTCACTTCCTGTGGCATCTGAGACTCACCCTATCCCACatcccttctctgtgtgtgtgtgactggcagtgccCTGACACTGCAGTGTAGGGTGGGCCTCACTTGAGGTCTGGGACACAGTCACTACGGTTTTAAATTCCAGGCCACCATCAGCACCTCGGTCTTGGAGTTGCTGCCCCCTAGTGGGAAAAATAAGGAGTTCCCCTTCACCACTTGGTAATCTCTTGAGGGGGTCTTGCTGATTCTACAAGTTGGGTAAGTGAGGGTGGTGAAGCAAAGGGGATCCAACCTGCATGTTTGTGATCTGGGGATCTTGGCCTGTCTGAAGGGCTGTCCCATCAGCTGAGGACCACTGGCTGGTCCAGGATGAGGCGGGAGCCACTGCCCAATCCCCAGGACACAGTGGGACAGGGTGGGTGGGGGTAGCCAAGGCCTTCACCCACCCTCATTGTCTGATGGCAGATGAAGGGATCGGTGCAGTGGGCTCAATGCTCTGCAAATAAGTGAGTTTCCATTCTGGAAAATTCCTGCATAAGAATGATGCTGACAGGTGACTCAGAGACACACAGAAAGACTCAGGGAGAGGTAGAGATGGAGAAAGCCTGTGAGAGATACTTAATAAACATTGACtgattgaaggaatgaatgattcCTGGACCGAAAGAGGAGAGGACCCAGCGTTCACACGGATAAGCTCTGGCAGCTTGTGCTTATTTTGTTGATAAGCTGGGAGGACATGTCCTGGGAGGATGGCTGGGGGTCTTGATGTTCATTGGGCTGGATGACAGCATGAATGCAGAGGTCCTGCCTCCATCAAGGACCCAGGGTAGGTGAGGATGATGACAGCGGGAGGAGAGGGGACCCAGGGTGCCCTGTGGGGAGGAGAACAAACTTCCCTGTGGTGAGAGGCTGGGCTCCCATTCCAGGCCCCTGCAGGGACAGGGTGGGGCAGGAGACACCTCATAGGGCATCCTCAGGGCAGGTCCCAGGGCGAGCCCTGGGGTAGCGTTGCAGGAATAGGCTGAGAGAGGTCTGGGGAGATGGAATGGGCTACTAGCATAATAGAGGGATATTTGATGGACAGCCCAAGAAGTTGGCCTCTGGGGACCTTTGTGGTGGGTTGCAGGAGAGACCCAGTGTTCAGGTGAAGCCCCCACCTAGGATGTCTTCCCCAGGGTCACCATGTGCTGGGCAGCCCTTGGGAACGTCATTGCTCATTGGTGTCTCAACTAATGGGATGGGGCCTGGGGGTGAGTTGCTGGGAGTCCGAAAACTAAAGTAGAGCGTCCTGGGGTTCATCATGGGGGGACACCCGGAGAGCGTCTttggggaagggagttgggggatCAGAACATAGAGGAGGGACCTAGGGAATCAATGGGGTCATCATAGGATCATCCTTGGGCCCAGAGCCTTCCTAGGAGGACTCCAGGACCTGAGGAATGGAGTCAGGAGGTACACTGTGAGAGAGACCATGCAGGAGTATTTCTGGGGGGATGCAGAGCAAGGGGGTGAGCTGAGAGTAGTGGGGGCCATCATGGGGTTTGGGGCTTCAGAACCTATTGTTTTTTGGGGGTACAGATGCGGGATGGGTTGTGGGAGCAcctggatggaaggaaggagtcCGGGGGAGAAATTATGTGGGGACAATAgagtttgggggaggggaggaacttGGGGCATGGGCTTTGGACACTACGGGGTCCTTTAGCAGGCCACCATTGGGCGGACACTTGAGGGTCAGAACTTGGATCTTTGTGGTGGATGTTGGAGTTGGGCACTTGTGGGGAGGATTCTGGAGTGCTCAGCACATCAGGGTTCAGGAGAACTTTGGATAATCAGATGAGGGAAAATCAATGAAGGGGTGGATTTTGGGGGCTCAGAACCAGGGATGTCTTGGTAAGTAGATCTTGGGGGTGTGTTTGGGGGGATTAGATGTTTGGGGCAGATTATAAGAGTGAACTTAGGTGTTGGAACACTCATGGAAAGATTCTCAGGGGTAGGGGGTGGTTGGAGTGCCCGGTGCAGTTTCTTTGGAGAGGGATGAGTTATGGGGGTTGGTTGAGGGTCCTTGAGGGATATAGCAAGGGGGTGAATTGGGGGGTTTAGAGCCCAGGGGATGGGGGGGGCTGTATCAAGAGCAATAGATCAGGGAAGTAGGCTGAGAGGTCAGAATCTGGGGATGTCTTGGGGGTGGGCATGGGTGAAGCCCCACTCTGAGAGTGCCCTGGGGGACACACATCATGGGAGATGGTTTGACAGGGTGAGGACGTGGTGGTGTGTTGGGCCTTGATGATGGAGGAGGTGGGTTTAGAGAATCAGAACTGGGGTGTCTCTGGGGACGGATCACAGGAGGTGAGTTAGGGCAGAACCAGGGATGCCCTGGGAGGCAAATCTCCTTGGGGTGGGTCTGTGGGGTCAGAGTAAGGTGAGTCTGGGTGGGTCCAGGAGTGGACTACTCCAGCGCTGAGGGAAGGCAGGACAGAACCGGCTGGGTACCGCAAGCTTTACTGCCCACAACACTGCCCCAATCGCTACTCAGCATCAGTAGCATTTGCGGTACACGATGTGGGGCCCCTGCTCCTCGTACTCCTCCCGCAGGACCCAGCAGGACTGGAAGGCACGCAATGAGGCCAGGATGGAGCCCCCGATCCACACCGAGAAGTTCCTGCTGGGCTGGGCCTTCACCACCACGTGGGCCTCACGGGGCAGACTGTGCAACAGCTCAGCGCGGAAGCGGCCCTCGAACCCCTGGAAGAGTGAGGAGCCCCCGCAGAGCAGCACGTTCTGGGCCACATCCGCCTGCACCTCCAGGGGCACCTTGAGAAGACTCTGTGTGGTCATGGTAGGGACCCCCACAGGCAACAGCCCTGGGATCGCGGGGGGGCTGAACAGCAGCTCCGGGCACTGGAATAGCTCTTTGCCCAGTGTTACCGTCCGCCCATCGGGCAGCTTCAGGGTCTGCTGGTATTCCTGCTCTGGCCGGGCCTGCTCCTTGAGCAAGTCGGCAGCCACGTAGCAGTAGCGATGCTTAATGTTCTCCACCGTGTCCCGGTCCTGCTGCCCGAGCGGCAAGCCGGAGCCCAGCAGCATCTCCGCCAGGAAGGCGGTCAGGTGGGTTCCCGCCAGGTCCAGGCGCTGTGCGGCGTGGGGCAGGTTGTACCCCTGGAAGACGGGTACTGTGTAGGTGACCCCGTGGCCCGTGTCCACCACCAGCCCACTGACCTGTCCGTGTGCATAGACGGACAGCACCGACTGGGAAGCCACGTACATGGCGGGGGAGCGCAGAGACTCGAAGACCACCTCGACCAGCTTCTCACGGTTGGTGCTGGGGCTGAAGGGCGGGTCGGAGAACAGCAGCGGGTGGTCCTGGGTGGCCACGCGGAGGTCGTGCTCAAGTACGTGGCGCCAGATGAGCTCAGCCGCGTTCCAGTCCACCAAGATGCCGTTCCGAACGGGCTGCACCAGCGTCAGCTCCGGGCGCATGCGGGCGGCCTCGCCGATGAACGTCTCCAGCACTTGCTGCCCGGTGGTGGCCAGCTTCTGGGGCTGGCAGCCCACGATGGTGGCCACGGTGTAGATGGGCCGAGTCTGCCCTGCGAAACCCATCTTACAGGTGCCTGTGCCCATGTCGATGACCACTGCTCCAGTCTTTGGTGGCAACTTGTCTCCCACCATGTTGGGGGGGTCCTGCTGCAGGTTCTTGCTCCCTGGGATTGAGCCAGGGTtcaggccaggcctgggggccTCTGGAGAAGACTGGGGCTCCAAGGGGTTGGAGTGATTTGCATCCATGGCTGCAAGTGGCTGGGTGGGTGGCTTGGCAAGGCTGACTACTTTCCTCTGGGGTGCAGCATTGTGGGGAGAAAAGGTGAGACTGGGCCAGTGGCCGgcacaggcagagagggagagggggccgGCCAGTGACCTATGACATCACTTTTCCCCGCTGCCCCCTTTAGAAGACATCACAATGCAGGGATAGAGGTGGGGCCCCTCCCTGTCCACAAAGCCCCCAGGATACTCATCTATTCTTGATTTTCCCCAAAGCGCCTAATTttgagaaggaggaggatggagtgTTCCTGAGCAGAGACCTCTGCCCCAGCTGCCTGGTCCAGAGCCCAGTAAGACCCAGGAACCCTTGCCTTGAAGTTATTTACAGTGTGGTATGGGAGAGCTGGCCACAGGCCTCCTTagaatgttaaaatattaatcctTAGAATATTCATCAGAAGGTCATCAGTTAGTGCAGCTTTAGAAATGTACTAAATAACAGCATCTTATCCATCATTTTCAAACTTGGTTTTCGATTCTACTTTTTAATTCTAGAAAGGCTGAAATATACATGAGGAAGTGAAGTCACCCATAATCTCACctcttaaaatttacataaagcaaagaagaaaggactCTGCCTCTGACCTTCTGATGACCCCGCTCAGAGGAGACCTGATTGATGCTGTGGTGCACAGCCTTTGTGCTTTCAAATGCTTTTGCCTAAAGAACAAGAATAAGCATTTTGGCTGGAAGGGTTTCTGCCTCATGTTTATGAAAAGAGGCATAGTGATGATGTcatcagaattttcttctttatcttttagagGGTTTGTTgaaataacactttttaaaaaaaattaatgggaaGTTTAATCATGGTCaaataaacataacataaaatttaccatcttggccatttttaagtgtacagtccaGTGGCCTTGGTACGTTCACATTGCTGTGCACCCAATCTCTGAAAAGTTTCATCTCGCAAAACTG
This window harbors:
- the LOC139041088 gene encoding actin-like protein 9, with protein sequence MDANHSNPLEPQSSPEAPRPGLNPGSIPGSKNLQQDPPNMVGDKLPPKTGAVVIDMGTGTCKMGFAGQTRPIYTVATIVGCQPQKLATTGQQVLETFIGEAARMRPELTLVQPVRNGILVDWNAAELIWRHVLEHDLRVATQDHPLLFSDPPFSPSTNREKLVEVVFESLRSPAMYVASQSVLSVYAHGQVSGLVVDTGHGVTYTVPVFQGYNLPHAAQRLDLAGTHLTAFLAEMLLGSGLPLGQQDRDTVENIKHRYCYVAADLLKEQARPEQEYQQTLKLPDGRTVTLGKELFQCPELLFSPPAIPGLLPVGVPTMTTQSLLKVPLEVQADVAQNVLLCGGSSLFQGFEGRFRAELLHSLPREAHVVVKAQPSRNFSVWIGGSILASLRAFQSCWVLREEYEEQGPHIVYRKCY